The DNA segment CTCTGCAATTAGGGCTTCATTCTCTTTTATATTTTTCTCCCAAAAAGCCCTATTTTTTCGTCCCAAATAAAGTCCAATATTGCCCAAAATAATAAGAGTCTCGaaatttccaaattctggcaatatattttttccaaatCCGCGAAGTACATGGACCCTGGTGATAAGTGTATTGtgtatgcatatttttgtgtcatttttatggttattttgcatgcatttatttttcaTCGTGTGTTTTATTGgtaatttatttattgtgcATGCATTCTACTCTCCTGGTTGATTTTTGTAGATTAATGGAGCTTTTAGAAGAAAACTGAGATAAAGACTCGCGTGCGTGCGGACCACCATCTCGCGCGTGCGCCATAGCAAATTCCAGTACCACGAAGATTCAAGACGCGCGTGAGCGGACCCATATCTCGCGCGAGCGCATAAGGAATTTCCAGCAATGTTGTATCTAGTTCGCGCGCGAGCGAGCTCATATCTCGTGTGCGCGCGAGAGGAGTACTAGACACTGTTTTGAAGACTTGCGCGCGAGCGGGTTCTATGTCAGGCACGAGCGCGAGTTTCGGAGTCTGAAAATTCGGAAATCCCTTGTGGCGTAAGAAAACTAATTATTATGGgatccaaacactataaatagaggattttaatatttttgaagggTTGCAGATTTTCCAGACGTAGAGAACGTGGGAGGCGGCTactgcttgggagaagatttctttcttttcttttattgttattttcaattcatgattaaaaactttgaTTGTGAATTATGTTAGATCTTGAGTagtttctttttcgatcaaggccacgtgattgagccagacaaatttatgtagaaaacttgtttgtttatttgagattttcagagttgcttttattttatttattgtcaaatttatatttgtcttgtgaattacctggccagttatttgcttgctcgttaattgattccaaatcgacagaggaggttttgattttgatcactttggcaatcaacatattgtaaaactgactagaaatagaattcgattttattatgcggtttgggtgtaaactgaattttcaccgttattaatgcattcaaatttgattagaattacgaaagattaatccgtcaatagttgaataggtttgattgttctagaaatagtcctttgaacaagataggagaatttccgtgaattaaaattaagtctgagtcttaaatcgactacttgttacatgaattgtctggtacatACGtatgtccttgatcgagcttttcccaaattGAATTCAACCTTTAATCTCTGATGCGTTtagtgaatttattttatttgcaattttagttactagttaaaatctaaaatcacactttttgattagtctagattaagtagaaataatcatattctggtattcataattatagagtccctgtgggatcgatactttgactctctgtccactttactattacttgacatGATACGCTTgtcagtagaatttattcacaccgattaagcGGTCACTTGATACCCTCCATGTCAACCTCCGGGTATTTTTCCTTCTTGTGAATAAAAACTACACGGACCCCGGATACGGGGTCCGTTCATACTCCCGGGTGTCTTCTGCCTCAGATTTCTTCATTAACATGTGCACGGAGGTTGGTCCAGACAAGGCACGGGGTCCAGATATTAAACTGGGACAAATCCTTCTTTCTCTCTAAAATGCACGGACCCCCTTCCAGACGATGCACGAGATCCATGTacttttcttctcttcaatcTTCTTGGCATCTTATGATTTTTTCGTGTTTTTCGGCCAAGTTTCGACGTGACATcgcattgtttgaatttttcttcaatatttaagctTTCTCAAATTTTAGTCAAACCTACAAACACATAAAAGTATGAAGATTTAGGCGCAAAACTCGGAATAAAAATGCCAGATAAGCACAAATACGACAAAATAATATTCCAAATAAGCTATAGAATTTATGCTTATCAATAATCATAATAGTTATAAAAAATAACCTtgaaaatttcttcttcttctttttcaaaaaattgatgAAGAAAAATTTTTAGGGAGAAAGAATaagtttggtgtgattgaatGTGTTTGAGAgatcatatttatagggcaaaaactagtcGTTTTATGACCGTTTGGAATAGATACAAatacaaaaatttattattgttaaaaatttaattattttatattgagTAAAAATTTACGACAATGATGCGATGCACATAATGCTAATCATAgttaaataataatgtatatcacatcacattattataataaaGTGTCATAAACTCATTTTATATAATAGTGTgaaattatacatatatatttaatatagaATCATATattgtatatcatatcacattattataataatGTGTCATAGActctttttatataatattgtgaaattatacaaattagttaatatatatatgcaataaaaatatttaagcagtaatatataatataataatatcacattattataatgaAGTGTCATaaacttttttttatataataacatgatattatatattaaaatatatacacaataaaaatatataaatagtaAAAGTAATATTCTTACTTATTGAATATTCTTGCATTTTCTTGTGTTTTTGGGCTTGGAAAATTATAGagaccttcgagcgatcgtgctgacaATATAttgtaaaaagtaaaaatttatggtaaaatgtaaaatcttaaaaactcaaaatatatcaaactccacactttataaaaaaatttctctcAATTGTGTTTTGCATCCCAAATGAAAaggcctatttatagatctcattgACATtaaattacatcatcacacactaatattcaaaatttacaACCCTTATTTTAAACACTACAATTATGATTTTCAACAATTACATATATTAAacataattgtttttttttactaaaCATAATTGTCCATGTCAAATGTGAGTCAATGGGGCCAGACCAACATCAACATGAGCATAAAGAGGGGAGCGACCCAGTTTTCTTTATAAATCTTGCGAAAATGTTGTTTGCAGAAGATCAGACTGATGGGTAATGGCTAGAAAATCATTAAAGGGATGAAGAAATGGACCGGTGGTTTATTGATTGGAGGCCTAGCTTTCATTTTGGTGCTCAGCTACAGTTTTATTGGAAAACCCAAGAAGCAATCTTCTTCGgcatatgaatttttcaatacCCATCCACCCCAAGAGGGCAATTCAGATGGCGATGATGAATTATCTTTGGCAAAGAAACAAAGGCTACGATTTGTTCACAAAAAACCCCAGCTGATGCATCTTCAAGGGCTGAGTGATTTATACAGTTTGAGCGAGAATGTGACAGACCAAGAGTCTGATGCCTTGCTTGTGTGGAGGCAGATGAGATTTTTATTTCCACGATCAGATGCATTGCCTGAAACAGCTCAAGGGATTAAAGAGGCTCTTTCTATATGGAAAGATTTACTGCCCATGATTCAGAAAGACAAGGCTTTAAGGCTTGGTGAAGTTTCTGCAAATGAAATTGAAGACTGCCCTTACTTTGTCAAAGCATCTAATAATGAACTTGAGATCCCTTGTGGTCTAGTTGAGGACTCTTCTATCACTCTTATTGGGATCCCAAATTCTGAGAAAGACACTTTTCAAATTGAACTTATAGGCCAACGAGAGTTCAACTCCCCAATTGTATTGCAATACAAGGTCTTTTTACCTGGTGAGAACTTGACAAAAGAGCCTTTTACTATTCAGAATACGTGGACTGAAGAATCTGGATGGGGCATGGAGGAGAGGTGCCCTGACCATAGTATGCCTGGTGTTTTAAGAGGTACTCAATTTTAGATAGTTACAATATGAAAATACAGATATTTTGAGACTTAAACGAAATGCTCCAAATATTTATCCTTCAGTTTTCGTTTATCTTCTGTTTCTATGTTGCTTAGCACTTGTCACCTTACTGTGGACGGTAAAAGATAGATCAACGCTATATTTGATTTCTGACAAATGAAAATACTGTTTCTAGCCTTTTAAGATTAGCAACGCTTGCTTAAAATTTGGTCACTGATAAATTAATTTTTCTAGTGGTCCTAGAGTTTATTGTAAACGTAAATACGCTTTATACTGGGATTGAACTGCCCAGTTCTTGAATAAGTACATAACATGAAAGATGGGTTTCATGTGGCTCCACCTGGTGATTTTTGTTGGCTCGTCCGCCCTACAGCCACCCGAAAAGGAACTGCAGCGTGTCCTTTGCATGGCATGATTCATGCTTAACAAGTGTTAATGTTTGAAAATAATGCTTGACATTTGACGCTAATTCTTTTGTCAATTTAACTTTCATTGGTGTGTGTTCCAGTTGATGGACTGATCAAGTGCAACATTCAAATTGGCCAAAGAACTGCAGAGGAAAGTTTAAATGCCAGTCACCCTACGTACAGAAAATTTGCTAATGTTTCTGGAGGGACTGTGAGTGCAAGCACTGCCCTCCACTTTGTTGAAGGTAACCCCTTTACAGCCTCATTGTGGGTTGGCGCGGAGGGATTTCACATGACAGTGAATGGAAGGCATGAAACATCATTTGCACATAGAGATGTAAGTTTTTTTGGCATTTCAAAATGTTGGTAACAACTGCACTAGAACTTCGTGCTCTGTAATAAATAATAGCACCTTAGATTGGTTTCCTTGGTTGGTTTGCCATCACGCTCTTGCTATATACGAAGTGCTAATGATTATTATTATGCTATTGTAGAATCTCGAACCCTGGTTAGTTAATAGAGTCAGTGTGAAGGGTGGCTTGACCATTATGTCTCTCCTAGCAAAAGGTCTTCCTGTTACTGAAGATGTAGATTTGGCTGATGCTCAAAACCTCAGAGCCCCATCACGTTCTAATAAAAGGCTTGCACTTCTAATTGGGGTTTTCTCGGCTGGGAATAACTTTGAGAGGCGTATGGCCATAAGAAGAACCTGGATGAAATATGATTCCATACAGTCTGGGGATGTGGCTGTCCGCTTCTTCATTGGACTTGT comes from the Henckelia pumila isolate YLH828 chromosome 1, ASM3356847v2, whole genome shotgun sequence genome and includes:
- the LOC140881948 gene encoding hydroxyproline O-galactosyltransferase GALT3, whose product is MKKWTGGLLIGGLAFILVLSYSFIGKPKKQSSSAYEFFNTHPPQEGNSDGDDELSLAKKQRLRFVHKKPQLMHLQGLSDLYSLSENVTDQESDALLVWRQMRFLFPRSDALPETAQGIKEALSIWKDLLPMIQKDKALRLGEVSANEIEDCPYFVKASNNELEIPCGLVEDSSITLIGIPNSEKDTFQIELIGQREFNSPIVLQYKVFLPGENLTKEPFTIQNTWTEESGWGMEERCPDHSMPGVLRVDGLIKCNIQIGQRTAEESLNASHPTYRKFANVSGGTVSASTALHFVEGNPFTASLWVGAEGFHMTVNGRHETSFAHRDNLEPWLVNRVSVKGGLTIMSLLAKGLPVTEDVDLADAQNLRAPSRSNKRLALLIGVFSAGNNFERRMAIRRTWMKYDSIQSGDVAVRFFIGLHVNKEVNFKLWKEAQAYKDIQLMPFVDYYSLLTYKTIAICILGTKILSAKFIMKTDDDAFVRINEVLSSLKGKPSDGLLYGSISFDSEPHRDKDNKWYISDKEWPHSLYPPWAHGPGYIISHDIAKFIVHGHMKRELTLFKLEDVGVGIWIEQFEKHGHKIEYVNDDRFHNAGCEPDYILAHYQNPRMMLCLWEKLHKDQKPECCED